The proteins below come from a single Burkholderia humptydooensis genomic window:
- the infB gene encoding translation initiation factor IF-2 — protein MASNNVAQFAAELKMPAGVLLEQLQAAGVQKASEDDALSETDKARLLDHLRKSHGASDGDKRKITLTRRHTSEIKQADATGKARTIQVEVRKKRTFVKRDDVSETGADQAQAQTDEQAEAELKRREEEARREAELLTKQAQELRERQERLEREEAERRAREEAAEAERRRAEEEAAAKRAAAAQAEAAQQAAAAREEAQREQSEQTAQDEARAAAERAAQREAAKKAEDAAREAADKARAEQEEIRKRREAAEAEARAIREMMNTPRRAQVKAVEPPKPAEQPAAKAAEAKGTLHKPAKPAGEAAAARPAAKKPASGAAAPATAPAGDRNKKPGAGKGPWQDDAAKRRGIKTRGDSSGGVDRGWRGGPKGRGKHQDNGSSFQAPTEPIVREVHVPETISVADLAHKMAIKASEVIKVMMKMGQMVTINQVLDQETAMIVVEELGHRALAAKLDDPEALLVEGEVGSDAEQLPRPPVVTVMGHVDHGKTSLLDYIRRAKVAAGEAGGITQHIGAYHVETPRGVVTFLDTPGHEAFTAMRARGAKATDIVILVVAADDGVMPQTKEAISHAKAGGVPIVVAINKIDKPDANPDRVKQELVAEGVVPEEYGGDSPFVPVSAKTGAGIDELLENVLLQAEVLELKAPVDSPAKGIVIEAKLDKGKGPVATVLVQSGTLNRGDVVLAGTAYGRVRAMLDENGKPTKEAGPSIPVEIQGLSEVPGAGEEVIVLPDERKAREIALFRQGKFRDVKLAKQQAAKLESMLEQMGEGEVQNLPLIIKADVQGSQEALVQSLLKLSTSEVRVQIVHSAVGGISESDVNLATASKAVIIGFNTRADAQARKLAEANGIDIRYYNIIYDAVDEVKAAMSGMLAPEKREVVTGMVEVRQVFKVPKVGAVAGCMVTDGIVKRSSSVRVLRNNVVIFTGELDSLKRFKDDVKEVKQGFECGMSIKNFNDIVEGDQFEVFEVTEVARTL, from the coding sequence ATGGCGAGTAACAACGTAGCCCAATTTGCCGCGGAACTGAAAATGCCTGCTGGTGTGCTGCTCGAACAACTGCAGGCAGCGGGCGTCCAGAAAGCGAGCGAGGACGATGCGCTGTCGGAGACGGACAAGGCGCGTCTGCTCGATCATTTGCGCAAGTCGCACGGTGCGTCCGATGGCGACAAGCGCAAGATCACGCTGACTCGCCGGCACACGTCGGAGATCAAGCAGGCCGACGCAACGGGTAAGGCTCGTACCATTCAGGTCGAGGTGCGCAAGAAGCGCACGTTCGTCAAGCGCGACGACGTGAGCGAGACGGGCGCCGACCAGGCTCAGGCGCAGACCGACGAGCAGGCGGAAGCCGAGCTGAAGCGCCGCGAGGAAGAAGCGCGCCGCGAGGCCGAGCTGCTCACGAAGCAGGCGCAGGAACTGCGCGAGCGCCAGGAGCGTCTCGAGCGCGAGGAAGCCGAGCGCCGCGCGCGCGAGGAAGCGGCCGAGGCTGAGCGCCGCCGCGCGGAAGAAGAGGCTGCGGCGAAGCGCGCGGCGGCAGCGCAGGCGGAAGCCGCGCAGCAGGCCGCGGCGGCTCGCGAGGAAGCGCAGCGCGAGCAGAGCGAGCAGACCGCTCAGGACGAAGCGCGCGCGGCTGCCGAGCGCGCTGCACAGCGCGAAGCGGCGAAGAAGGCCGAGGACGCTGCGCGCGAAGCGGCCGACAAGGCGCGCGCCGAGCAGGAAGAGATTCGCAAGCGCCGCGAAGCTGCCGAGGCCGAAGCGCGCGCGATCCGCGAAATGATGAACACGCCGCGCCGCGCGCAGGTCAAGGCGGTCGAGCCGCCGAAGCCGGCCGAGCAGCCGGCTGCGAAGGCGGCCGAGGCGAAGGGCACGCTGCACAAGCCGGCGAAGCCCGCCGGCGAGGCGGCTGCGGCCCGTCCTGCGGCGAAGAAGCCGGCAAGCGGCGCGGCGGCGCCCGCCACCGCGCCCGCGGGCGACCGCAACAAGAAGCCGGGCGCAGGCAAGGGCCCCTGGCAGGACGACGCTGCGAAGCGCCGCGGCATCAAGACGCGCGGCGATTCGAGCGGCGGCGTCGACCGTGGCTGGCGCGGCGGCCCGAAGGGGCGCGGCAAGCATCAGGACAACGGGTCGTCGTTCCAGGCGCCGACCGAGCCGATCGTGCGTGAAGTGCACGTGCCGGAGACCATCTCCGTCGCGGATCTCGCGCACAAGATGGCGATCAAGGCATCGGAAGTCATCAAGGTGATGATGAAGATGGGCCAGATGGTCACGATCAACCAGGTGCTGGACCAGGAAACGGCGATGATCGTCGTCGAGGAACTGGGCCACCGCGCGCTCGCCGCGAAGCTCGACGATCCGGAGGCGCTGCTCGTCGAAGGCGAAGTCGGCAGCGATGCGGAGCAACTGCCGCGGCCGCCCGTCGTCACCGTCATGGGTCACGTCGACCACGGCAAGACGTCGCTGCTCGACTACATCCGCCGCGCGAAGGTCGCGGCGGGCGAAGCGGGCGGAATCACGCAGCACATCGGCGCGTATCACGTCGAAACGCCGCGCGGCGTCGTCACGTTCCTCGATACGCCGGGTCACGAAGCGTTCACGGCCATGCGTGCGCGCGGCGCGAAGGCGACCGACATCGTCATTCTGGTGGTGGCGGCCGACGACGGCGTGATGCCGCAGACGAAGGAAGCGATCTCGCACGCGAAGGCGGGCGGGGTGCCGATCGTCGTCGCGATCAACAAGATCGACAAGCCGGACGCGAACCCCGATCGCGTCAAGCAGGAACTCGTCGCGGAAGGCGTCGTGCCGGAAGAGTACGGCGGCGATTCGCCGTTCGTGCCGGTGTCGGCGAAGACGGGCGCGGGCATCGACGAGCTGCTCGAGAACGTGCTGCTGCAAGCGGAAGTGCTGGAGCTGAAGGCGCCCGTCGATTCGCCGGCGAAGGGCATCGTGATCGAAGCGAAGCTCGACAAGGGCAAGGGCCCGGTCGCGACGGTGCTCGTGCAGTCCGGCACGCTGAACCGCGGCGACGTCGTGCTCGCTGGCACGGCCTACGGCCGCGTGCGCGCGATGCTCGACGAAAACGGCAAGCCGACGAAGGAAGCCGGCCCGTCGATTCCGGTCGAGATCCAGGGCCTGTCCGAAGTGCCGGGCGCGGGCGAGGAAGTCATCGTGCTGCCGGACGAGCGCAAGGCGCGCGAAATCGCGCTGTTCCGTCAGGGCAAGTTCCGCGACGTCAAGCTCGCGAAGCAGCAGGCGGCGAAGCTCGAAAGCATGCTCGAGCAGATGGGCGAAGGCGAAGTGCAGAACCTGCCGCTCATCATCAAGGCGGACGTACAGGGCTCGCAGGAAGCGCTCGTGCAATCGTTGCTCAAGCTGTCGACCAGCGAAGTGCGCGTGCAGATCGTGCACAGCGCGGTGGGCGGCATCAGCGAAAGCGACGTCAATCTCGCGACCGCGTCGAAGGCCGTCATCATCGGCTTCAACACGCGTGCGGACGCCCAGGCGCGCAAGCTCGCCGAGGCGAACGGCATCGACATCCGCTACTACAACATCATCTACGACGCGGTGGATGAGGTGAAGGCGGCGATGTCGGGCATGCTCGCGCCGGAGAAGCGCGAAGTCGTGACGGGCATGGTCGAGGTGCGCCAGGTGTTCAAGGTGCCGAAGGTCGGCGCGGTCGCCGGCTGTATGGTCACGGACGGCATCGTCAAGCGCTCGTCGTCGGTGCGCGTGCTGCGCAACAACGTCGTGATCTTCACGGGCGAGCTCGATTCGCTGAAGCGCTTCAAGGACGACGTCAAGGAAGTGAAGCAGGGTTTCGAATGCGGTATGTCGATCAAGAACTTCAACGATATTGTCGAAGGCGACCAGTTCGAGGTGTTCGAAGTCACGGAAGTCGCGCGTACGCTGTAA